The following proteins are encoded in a genomic region of Montipora foliosa isolate CH-2021 chromosome 10, ASM3666993v2, whole genome shotgun sequence:
- the LOC137973524 gene encoding uncharacterized protein, with the protein MRNFDTFGRRQTTDHLRRRPFRLFKIFHCAVILTVTVITLFIFLGGRTKNIQILRNVLLSDSGEKNGWNNVDRTHNHQSNASDNFKRRLRENTEKFIKQDRLLPLKTMFEDAKREGLERDKRMNWNNSTQPLPLEDLNELNYKPRLLLLAIVSSAPKRQDRRNAIRQAWWKKCFGKVKCVFFTDGLQIKQTRKTALLTEHHTFRDIKFSPTEDKTMILGERFLYQIMWAKAKFDFQYFLRLDDDYFVCMDRLINELPFRPKKNLSWGAYHCSHKELVYMDESWALFSEDVIQTFLAQNLSSMMCHGFGDQTFSMWISATKIRLIDFNDNRLHFYPPAGKLTRFFQITAVCNHFIGIHGSYPGLMKYLWLNNNDHGPKDIIKPPLLSNTCPFTKVFNVYKFKGIYRMEPKPCLERPRWSDSGLKSWEGMENLQFN; encoded by the exons ATGCGAAATTTTGATACTTTCGGACGAAGACAAACGACCGATCATTTGCGCCGACGTCCTTTTCgtctctttaaaatttttcattgTGCGGTAATTCTTACAGTTACTGTAATcacattgtttatttttcttggaGGCCGAACGAAAAATATCCAAATACTCAGGAATGTATTGTTGAGCGACTCCGGCGAGAAAAATGGGTGGAACAATGTGGATAGAACTCACAACCACCAGAGCAATGCGTCTGATAATTTTAAACGGCGGTTACGCGAAAACACTGAAAAGTTCATTAAGCAAGATCGACTGCTTCCTTTAAAGACGATGTTTGAAGACGCTAAGAGGGAAGGTCTAGAAAGGGACAAACGGATGAATTGGAATAATAGCACACAGCCTCTTCCCTTGGAAGATCTAAACGAGTTGAACTATAAGCCTCGCCTTCTTCTGCTGGCGATTGTGTCCAGTGCTCCGAAGCGTCAAGATAGGCGAAACGCTATCAGGCAAGCATGGTGGAAGAAGTGTTTCGGGAAG GTCAAATGTGTCTTCTTTACGGACGGCCTTCAAATCAAACAAACACGAAAGACGGCCCTTCTAACAGAGCATCACACTTTTAGAGATATCAAGTTCTCGCCCACCGAAGATAAAACCATGATCCTGGGAGAACGCTTCCTCTACCAAATCATGTGGGCCAAAGCCAAATTTGACTTTCAATACTTTCTCCGTCTCGACGATGACTACTTCGTCTGCATGGATAGACTGATAAATGAGTTGCCCTTTAGACCCAAGAAAAATCTAAGCTGGGGGGCGTACCACTGTAGTCACAAGGAGCTTGTCTACATGGACGAATCGTGGGCACTATTCTCCGAAGATGTAATACAAACATTTCTTGCCCAGAATTTGAGTTCCATGATGTGCCATGGCTTCGGCGACCAGACATTCTCCATGTGGATAAGCGCGACCAAAATACGCTTGATAGATTTTAACGACAATAGACTCCATTTCTACCCTCCGGCGGGAAAATTAACGCGGTTCTTTCAAATAACTGCGGTTTGCAACCATttcattggcatacatggaagtTATCCAGGTTTAATGAAATATCTATGGCTAAACAACAACGACCATGGCCCTAAAGACATCATAAAACCGCCCCTGTTAAGTAATACTTGTCCTTTTACAAAGGTGTTCAATGTATATAAATTTAAGGGCATTTATAGAATGGAGCCTAAACCCTGCCTTGAGCGACCCCGATGGAGCGATTCTGGGTTGAAATCTTGGGAAGGTATGGAAAACCTTCAGTTTAACTAA